The genomic window tcgatataaAAGTGTATCTTTCGATACGAAAGCGTATCTTTCGATATACTCAttcgattctcgaacagattattcctaCACATTCTATTTGATGATATGGAATTATAGACATCTCGGCCCATCAATTgaatagttagattgaatttttagctcttaaattttttttccgactcaagcctaaatatgaaaacttaaaataaataaaagagtttactaatagaaCTACCTGATATGATGGCTGGGACAACAAACCTAGCTGATCGCGTAGTTACAGATCCCAAAGAATCTTCATGATCGTATAGTGGATGGTATCCAGAAACTCTGAGGTCGTTGGCTCAGAAGCCTCTGCACGACCTGTGAGGATGTTGAGGCTGTGAGGATGCCGAAGAGTATTGAGCAACTGGAGGGTCGTAGCAGTGGCCGAATCATATAGCTGAATCTTTTTTCTGGGTATAGACTAAAAGTAGTCCAAGGCCAATTGATATTTTGATTAACAAAACTGCTAATCTCATGGCATGTTGCTGGTGTAATTatcctaaaattataattaatcatagcATAATTAAGGTAAGTAtgtattattagtaataaaattaagattcatatcaaataaaaaataatagtagattcatatcaaataaaaaaaattataagattttactaaccatgtaaaataaatttcaaataattatcttttatcaaaaatttctaacttTGTATCGTGTTCAGGTTTAACTCCTTTATCTTTTCTCCGacttcttttcttttcaattgTAGGATATATTACCAAGATAAATAATATAAACTAGATAATTAGACATTATTCATAAGTAAAAGTTagcaaacaaaataaaattttaagacaaATATTACTATGGCTACTTGCATCAACTGAAGGCTTGCATTGTGGTGGAATTGTAGTAGACAGCACTCTATCTCGAGAAGATACCTCCAACATAGCTTCATTattagatctaatcatatccaagtAATGGCTTTCAACCATCATATCCTAGATAATTTGTTGCACAAAATGATAGCACTATCATATATAGTGGCACTACGGTAAGGAACATAGCAAAATTTAACAAAACCTATAGAAGCATATATCTTATGGGGATTTTCAATAACAACTAACTAGGCGATAATGCCATCTTTATTTTGTCAACATGGATGAGTACAAGCTTATTTGCATATATTTTAACCATAACTTCAGGAAGACTGGAGAATGGAATTTGATTTGAGTATAGATTCTCGTACCAGACCGTATAAACAATGATGCAAATTTGGGTTGTAACTAGGAAGGTTGTATTGAAGCTGTATAAATATCATGATTTTGTATTCTCCTTCCTCAAGAATATTAGCATCAAACAGTATGATCTTCAAAATTCAATATATCAAAAACTAGTACGAgtaagaataattttttcatcaaatttagaAAGATGATATCTGAGAATAAATAGGGATATCTTAACTTTGTACCGCATTCATAAAAGTAGACCAACATATTATCATGTACtactggatgaaattttttttctattgatacattacagatgctaactaacaatcttatataatatctgatcttTCTGATGGAGGATCAACATCGGTTAGCGAGTCTAGAGATAGGTCCATCGCAAATCAAGGACAACattaaagaagttatatatggatcgcaatgcaagatttaattatacaattatgggtgACAATGCAAGATTAATcaatgtacattaatcaaaatcaatgtacattaatcaatgtacaaaaatatataaatgtatggataTCGTAgagtatgtacattaatcaaacaacggatctattattatatgcaatgcaatattttttaaaaaattaatatctaattaattatttaaattaatacctAATTATAGGATATCGTAGAATATGTACTCGATCCTTGTGCGAGGACTGGCTGCCCTAGACATCAGTTGGAATTCGAGACCCAAGCGCATAGGCACGTCCTGGCCCCACGTTTGCAATGCTGCCCGACACTTTCCATTGGCTTAAGCACATCCTGCACATGAGGGTTAGATGCCTTGGGCACCAGCTGGGACCCGAGGCCTgagctaattaattaaattaatatttaattaattactttttttaatatttaattatatttaattaatataatttatataaaaaagcTAACTTTTAAGACGGCATTAGCCGTCGCTAATGTCATTGCTAATACTCACAACAGCAAGGAGATAGCTTGAGGATGGGATGTCGGCTCGGAGATGCGGTCGTGGGGATGGGGGCACGGGGTCGAGGCGGTAGGGCAAGGGCCGCAGGATCGAAGCCGTGGGCTAGGGGCAGCTGGGTAGAGGCCGCGAGTCGGTGCGGAGGCTTGGGGATGCAGCCACGAAAACGAAGGAGCAGGGATGGAGCCGCAGAAAGGCGATGCGGGTCGGGGCTGCAGGGTCAGGCTGGCGGGGCAGGGTCGTGGGTTGGGAGCAGCGGGGTCGTGAGCTGGGATCGATGGGGTCGGGGTGGGGCCTCGGGGGCTGGCAGAGTTGAGGCGACCACGAGGCGGTGCCAGGGATGTCGGGGTCGAGGCGGGGCCGTGGGGTCGGGGCGATGGGGCAGGGACCGCGGGGCCAGTGGGGTTGGAGTGGCCATTGGACGCCgaagagatggggtggggagggagggaggaaagCGGGGTTGGGGGGGTTGAGGACACCAATGAGAGGAGGATGAGGGGCAGGGTTGGGGGGGTTGAGGGCACCAATGAGAGGAGGATGAGGGGCGGGAATGGGAGAAAATGAGCGCACAAGCGAAAATTTTTTCTCCTATGGTGTTTTTAAAGGTggtggactattagcgatggcaagtgccatcgctaatgccattgataaaagtattagcgataaaaatcttcattgctaaaaataaaaattaatcactaatatttttatcaaaattttttataatttttaaaataatttttttcaaaattattagagatggatgcattttcatcgctaatatcatcGTTAATTCctttagccgtcgctaatacttaaACCATCCATCGCTAACACTCAAcattccatcgctaatactcgaaaaaaaatactttttatcagCGATAGGATTAGCCatctctaaaattaattttttattgctaataagataTTAGTGACAGCAACTTTGCCGTCGCTAAATACCCTCGCTAATAATCCAATGACTCCATCTCTAAAAAACCATCtaaatatggtataattttagaatttaaagctAATCTTTActgtttattatctaaataattattgttagagtattaTCACAAAAAATGGTCTAGATCCGATAGCTCTAagtatgtcgatcattaaaatttaatttcgacgatCATAAAGGACCGCATGATAATCTGATAAATAGAAACCACCGATGGATCTGAAAACTTACAataatgatctcgatgatatttatagcatactatcaaaattttacttgaatcagatatcattatcatagtcaatttagtaCGAAATGATTTTGaccgttaaatgaaaaatgaatgaTTAAAAAGCCAAATAGCatccgattaagatgattttctagataaatgatctttgatactattttaatcatttgtatgatggtgatcataaaattcaaactgtacatatatgaaccattcatattaagcagatcttataaaagcacaagtataattacttaaagactttaagaatgagtatcaatagacataattttggatcgttcatatatgcaccatttgaattttacaatcatcaccgtacaaatgatcaaaatagtagtaaagattatttatttaaaaaatcaccTAATAATCGGATGCCATTTGGTCTTTTGATCATACAATTTTCATTGGTCCAAATCATCTCGTGCTAAATTGATCaagataatgatgttcgattgaagtaaaattttgatagtatactacaaaTATCACCTAGAtcattattgtaaatttttagatatatCGATAGTCTTTATCTAATAAATCATCATGCGATCGTTCgtgaccatcaaaatcaaattttaatgatcgacatacctagggctatcggattgagatggtcttttgtgatgatactttaatgataattatttagataatgaatagtaAAGATgtgctttaaattttaaaattatatcatattcaaaaaaaatagaaaaaaaattatttttctttttgcgaCGGATATTCCGTCACTAATAttctgttgctaataattattagtgatggcatgtgCCATCTCTAATACTTTTCATGCCATCTctaataattataatgataattttttttattttttatgatgaaaataccatcgctaatagtaccattgctaaatttttttccatagtcgctaatgattttaaaaaatatattttttttcaacggctaataatgttaaaaaaaatttataagcgaCGAAGAATCATCGTTTCTAATAATTAAGAAtctatcactaataatctttaaaaaaataaaaaaaattattagtgatggcaaaattATCGTGCAAATTTTCGTCAATAAAAATACTTATTAGCGATATGCTCAAATGCATGATGATCTCATGCATCTTTGACAGAGAAAAATATGAACACTATGATGGCAAAATTTTGTTTCTATGGACCGCATGATGATCTGCCGTCACTAATACTtatttttcttatagtgataTGCTCAAATGCAACTTTGAGGCCCATAGAAACAAAGTCAGGTGATCCTCGTTTTGATAAGTATGAACCTTTTGTGCATCATAGTGGTTTCTCGTACCATTTCAGAAAGAGCTAAAAGATCCTAAAAAGAGAGCATCTGAGCATAAAATTCTACAATAGATTGATTAGGTTCTTGATGTATATGATGAAGGTCACCTTGAAGCTAATATGTATGAGCAAGATCAATAGTACTATACCACATCTATAGCATATCCCTAATCTCTTTAGCTATCTTATAATAGCCAAATTCTTCATAGATAGATGGAAGCAAGATATTTCTAAACTATGTGATTATCTAATAGATTTTACAGTCCCAAACTCCAAGTCAGTAGAAATATATAGCATCATTCTCATTATCCAGCTTGGTAGGCTATTTGATATCCCCAGTAACGAGTTGCCACAACTTCTTGCTTTTAAGAAAGCTATGCATAGCTTGAGACCAAGGAACATAATTGGATCCATTCGAAAGGTCTATATCACACCCCAACCTGATGGCCTGAGATGAGCACGTGACAGACAGCTGCACATCCATAGGGCTTGATTCCACAAGACATGTAAAGCTTGCCTTTTGATTTATATTCATGTCATTCCAAAGTCAGCCAATggtataaaaaaataatctagtGTAATTAAAAAAAGTCCACAATCACTTAATATTAATGAATAAGTCTAATCAATTACTTGAAAGAACAACTAATCAAGTCTTCTAGATCCTATGCTCCTCTCCACTTGGTCCCAATCCTAGTTTATTCTTCtgcatctaaaaaaaaaaaaagaacaaagatAATGAGCTTTTCGAGCTTGATAAGTTTCTAAAATTTCTAATGAGATCAagcatagaatattttttttaaatataagtaATTtacaatattaaaatatattcactaacataattttttttaaaatatgccaTGCATAATAGTACAacataaattttctctcaatcTTTGATGACTATGGCTACAATCATCCCTATGACAAGGGTTGAGAAAGACTAGCTCTTGAACATAGAACATGCGATCTATCAATATGTTCCAGTAATCAGCTCCAATTGGTTGGGTCCAAAAAGAATCTAGCTCTAAATCATATAGTGATGGTTCACTCCATGATAGGGTAAAGGGACTAGTTTTGAGAACAAAACATGCAACACATCAGTGTATAAGCCATGATTGAATAGACTCAAAAAGACTAACTTTTCAGCAATCAGTCCCAATTGACTAGATCCAGAAGACATTAGTTTCTGAGTATGACCAATGATTAGTTCTATTAGCTAGACTCAGATTAGTCAAACTAGAGAATTTTTTATAGTATCCACAACAACCGATTTCTCATATACATACATAAGCATATTTATTTTCATAAACAATATCAATCAGAATATCACGTCTTATTTCCAGAAATAGGAAAATCCTTTTCTTTCAAAACTTTGTGTGAAATTAAAATGAGAGTATTCATCTCCTCCCAAATATCATGCAGTGTTAAAGTAGGGATATCATCTCATTTCAAactctataattatataaataaatcagtattTTCATAATTATGTCAAAACAAGAATTTATGCTTGGTCCATAATTTTTGAATTGTTCTTTTTATATAAGCATgcataatattataattatgcaTAGTTATTCAAAATTTCTAATTTCCAAATATTTAAATATCTTCTTCTCAAATCATTCATTCAAAACTAGTAAATATAATTATCCATTAAAATAATTGACATGAACTTGAAAATCACCAAAGGGTAACTTGCATCCTATgtcaattagatctaaaaatccttCTGGCAGCCTTCAACTTATAGCCCAATACCTAGACTAGATGTGCCTATGGAGTTGAAGGCccaaatcaaaaataattaacagtgttagtcttcaatcaagagaggaaaagagattagagaaaagagaaagaagctcGATCTGAGTCTCGGTCTAAGCCTGATCAACGGCTGGTCTATGTGGTCTGGGTCAATCATCAAGGAAAAGGGTTTAGATCTAGTGAGATTGTAGGTCCGATCTCAAGAGGTAAGATCACACTACAAGATaggtgtcttcctcattttcttttttcttttaccaTTTTTCCATGGCAAAACAGGTTTCTTTGCTTATTCAAAAGAGGAAAACAAAAAAGAGGTGAAAGGAGAGTGGTGGTTTGGTGGTGGCATGGCTTGGCACGGCTAGGGGTCCTCAACAATAAGTGGTGATGATGACAGTTGTTTGAGATGGCAACAGCCGATGATGGTAGCAACCCCAGAACATAGCCAAATAAAATAAGGAAAAGGGGTCTCAATTAGGGATTGGTGGCTCCTCTTAGGGAGAATGGAAGAGGATGAGGGAAGGGAACTCTTTGACGAGTTGTAAAGGCAGTGGATCTCAATCAATGGCAGCAGGTTTTGATGGTACAATGGTGGATGATCACAAAACAAGAGAAAAATAGAGCACATTAGGGGTTTTGCATAATAACATTTGGCTGTAGTGGCATGGTGGCCACAAAAGATGAGGAAGAAAGTGTAAGGAAGGGGGAAAGGGCCTCTAGGGTGCAGTGATGGGTCATTCGAAGGGAGATGAAGAGATTAAATCAACCGATCGAGAGGAAAAAGATAAGATCGACTGTTCTGAGAATTAAGTCGATGATGGATTGAAATGGCCTCAACGATCGAAGATCACCCTATACCAGTGATGAAGAGTCCATGCTGACCATGCCTCCCTGATCTTATCCCCCTCAACAAAGGAGCTCGAGTAGGGATCATGATCATGATTCCTCTGATTCAATCGTGATCCCCCATTCTCTTTTGAATTTAGGTTGAAGCTGGCTGGACTTATTAACCTTGCTCCAAAACAGGCCTAATATGAGTTGGTTCTCACAGTCTAAAAATCTTAGAATAAGTCTCACTAGTAGACATAATTGTAGCAAAAATAGAAAATCAAAGAAGCAATGAAGAAATCTATTGCAGAGGTagacataaaaataaaatcagcatgtcGAAATTAGGTAATGATAGATCTCTGAAGAATTCAGCTGACATGGCACACTCGCTAACATGGTGATGAAGTGTTGCCAAGCACTGATGTTACTTCTTATCTGCTAATGCAACACTGGATGGTGGATCAACATTTGGTCTAGTTAGACAGATCTACACCTGCAAAAAGAAATAGGTATAGGTTAGATTTGGATGAAATCTGGATTTGATGGGGATGGGTTCTGATCTTCAATTATGGTTGAAAAACTActagaaaaaaaatctattggCAAATCTCCATCAGGAGAAATAGAAGAAGCCGCTTTATTCTATCTCGAGCAAGAGAAGCCATCATTGAGGATCCGAGCTAGAACGCCATAGAAGATGCCATTAGATCTTCTAAGGAAGGCTCCCAATGAAGAGAAGCTCAAGACAAAGAAGGTGATAAAGGTAGTGCTAGTGATGGAGTCTAAAGGAATAATAGTAATGCTGATGAAAGATGCAGTAGAATGAGCTGGCTATGATGCATTGAAGGCGATGTTGGAGATGCCTACAAGAGCCCTTGGGCAGCTAGAGATAGTAGCACTTGAAGAGACTATAGGATATTGGTCATGGCTAGCAAAAGAGAAGATGCAGCAATCGATGTTTGAAGGTCGTGACATCATTATCGAAAGCAGGCACAACGGAATGGGAGATACTAGATCTAGGGCTGCAAGAGCTACAACGAAATGAGATGCACACCAAGGCTATAAGATCTAGGGCTTTGGATTGACGAGAGTTAGGGTGTGTGGGACTTTGAAACACCAACAATAGTTACCATAATAAGGGCTAGTCTCTTGATGCACTATCATTGGGATGACGGTGGGGAAGAACACCATGATGAGGGATGGTCCTAATTGTGAGAAGCATCAGTCAAGATGATGCTAAGGAGGAAGACCTTGATGCCAACCACTCAAGTCAGGAGGAATGGTTCTAATATCTTGCTTAGAGAAGGCaaacaagagaagaagaagatgaaatctTTTGATTTGTATATCAATTACTTGTTTACAATAGGATGTATAGGATGTATATATGAGCTTAACTATAATAGAGAGTATGATGACAACTCTATCACTACCAAAAATCAGCCTTTCAGCGAGGGACAAAATCCCTTGGTGAAAGTCAAAAATCCCTCGATGAAAAGattcatcgaaggatttttaaGGACAATCTATCCCTTGGAGTACTTGATGTTGGTGAAAGACTTCCTCAGAAATCCCTTGGTAATTACTGAGGGATTGAAAACTTTTAGCGAGAAAAtttttcttgatgaaactaaaagCCATTTGCCAAGAACCGATCGTTTTTCAAGGGATTCACTGACCAAAATATCCTCAAAAATTTCTCAGTAATTATCAAAGGATTCATCAAGAGAATATCCCTTGCTAAAATTGACAAGCTGAATAATTTGTGAAGAAGTTATCCCTCGCAAATCCCTTAATGATAACCCGCAATGATCCCTTGGTGATCATTTGAGATTTGTCAAAAAATCCCATGGTGATCTTTTGATAAAATTTCCATCTAGCATTCTCTTTTTCTTGCAAATCCCTTAGTAAAGCTTCCACTTGAAaaactattttacaaatataatagTAGGTCTGTATATATCCTAATTCTCAATATATTAATCATAACCCAATATTTTATAACACAAAACAATACAACAACATATTTAAGCAAATAttaaaagtctaattaaatctacCATTAAATAAGTTTAGCATCTACTGAAGTTTGAATCCATAAGcaaatacaatacatcaaaatATTACACAATTCAACTTCAATTAATACTCAACATTAAACATAAGAACACCTAATAAGTTTAtaatcaaacatcaatcacatggaGGATTGGTTGGAAGGTTATCTGACTCGATTCTTTCTTGTGGCAGAGGTGAAGACTACTCAGAGGATGTCAAACCAAGACTAAAAATAAGAGATCGCAGCATCTTCATATGTTGAGAATTCATCAAAATTACTATAATATGCTTCTGCATAATCTCCATAGCTCTTTAGATAATAGAATAGATGGTGGATGTACTCCCTGAAGGGCCATCTGGTTAAGAATTAAAGCATGATGCAGGAGTCCTCACAAGTATACTGGACAAATGTGCATGCGGCCCAAACTCgtatatcttatttttaaaaacACCTCCAAGCCATATTTTTCTGCAAGAACAGTATTATATGCCTCCTGCaaccctatattgaaaagatttgggcctttaaaaaaaattgaatttgctTATCTCTATTTCATGGACGATATGTATAAAAACAAGACAAAtagaataataataatttatctaTTAATATAATACCCCAATTTTACTAAGgagaaataataaaattatgagaaagtacatataaataaacaaataattgaataataaatattctaaagtaaagaaaggaaaagaacaaTAATGAACAATATTGGAGAGTGATCACCGAGGAAAGTGAGGCATGTGGCCCGATATGCATAAATCCGGCCACATTGTCATTTGCCTTACACATAGTATGGATTATGGATTGAATTCAAAATATAGACAACATGCATACCTCGCTAAAGCTCCTTCAAGAATGGCATTGAAACTTTCCAATATTTTGTGGCATCAACAACTTTGACAGTGTACGCCTTGTCCTCAGGGTAATAAGCAATAGGGCCTGACAGTAGAGGAGCTGGAAGTTTAAGAACACCTCTAAAGTTGGATGGAGACAATAAGCTGATTATGTTACATGATACCCTCCTTCCTGAACAATTAGGATGCATCCATTGGTATATTTACTAGCCAATCTGCATACAATTTGCCCAATCTTCCTATAACTTTCCATTGTCTGGCATTGCATTCCATTTGGATCAAACTAAAGCAACAGAGAAGTCAATAGTAAGATTAGGAAAGATCAAAGGGAACCTCTATTTAGATGAACAAATTAAAAAAAGCATATTCAGATATCCATATTGACACAGAGAATTGACATTTAAATACAATAACAGAACAAACAATTTGTGAAAGGACAGACAAGTCTTCATACTGAAATGCAAAAAGGATCAATGCTTACAATAGTGAAACCTTATATAACTTGATGACCTCAAGAAGACAAGAACAACAATCACTCTATAGCATATACTACATATACAAAAGAAAGCTAATTGGATGCATTAGCATTATAAATGGCTAATGTCATATAATTCTATTTTTACCTTTTTGAAGGTAACTCAGCATTATGACTGAAGCTTTTAGCCCATATTCTGATTTTGGCATGACTGCAAAAGTGAATGTAAACACTTCAAAAATGTGCACAAGAATACCAAGTGACATAGATATACGAAATCAACTTACTGCACTAGAATCTTGACAACCAAAACAATTAGCATGGGTTCGAATACTGGAACAGCTAGAGCAACCAATTCTTTCATTGCATATGCATATACTTCATCCCCTGTTCCATTGGGCAAAGGTATTGCCTTCACCAACTTCATCAATGGAGCCACTCTAAGGATGTGATGGACCCCAGGAACTATGATTCATGTGAAGGGAAATAGTAAGAACATTATCTGAGCGATAAAATCTTTCAGCTGTACCATTGTTCTTTCAATCCAAAATAAATGGATTACCTGGAGAGTTAAACGAGAGGAGCTCGGAGACGTCGGCGGAACGGCCTAAGTGCCATGAGACGAAACCACGGTCTTCCACCCGGTCCACATTCTCTGAGTGCTTCTCCAAGACCTCGAGGAAACCAGGGTCGATGCCAGTGTTGAAGATGCCGGTGCCGGCGTCATGAGCAAGCATGCCTTCGTGCTAGAAGATGTGGATGAGattgagaggaggagaagaggatggcGGAGGTGATGGATTGGGGGATCGAGGGGTTATGGAAACGGAGATTTGGGTTTTGGGGTGAGAGCTCGAGAGAGCTAAACGGCGGACTCCAAAGCCATCAGATTTCTCAGCGCAAAAAGTTAGGTTTTTTACAAAGGcacctatttttaaataatagGAGAGAATACGAGGGAAATCCAAAAGGTGGAAATTCCAGCGAAGGCATGAGGGCGGTGTGGCGTGTTCTCCCAGGGCTGGAAGTGGGCCGGGCCGAATCGGGCCAAATCCCAGTCCGAGtccaatctaaatttttttatcgaattttggattagatttaggtttgaaaatttttaaaagatccggCCCGGGCTCGAGAGCGAAGGCATGAGGGCGGTGTGAAGTGTTCTCCCAGGGCTGGAAGTGGGCCGGGCCGAATCGGGCCAAACCCCAATCCAAGCCCAATTCGAAATTTTTTATCGGATTTTGGGTTAGATTTAggcctaaaaatttttaaaagacccaGGCCCGAGCCCGACCCGAGCTCGGGCTCGAGCCCGACCCGAACAGTTTGGGCCAGCCCACCACCAACATCACTCCCAATTccctaataaaaaatttaaaaaaaaaaatctaaagcccTATAAGCCCTAACCCATTCCGGTGGCTAGTCAAGATGACGACGATGCCCACTAGGTCTCCGACGACGACGATGACCTCCTGACTCCTGGAGCTCGAGCTTGGCTTAGGTGGCACCATCGATTTCGATGAAGATGACGCCTGTCTCAAGGGCGTGGGCATGGACGGTGAGGAGCCAGGCGGTAGTGACTGCGGTCAAGAC from Elaeis guineensis isolate ETL-2024a chromosome 9, EG11, whole genome shotgun sequence includes these protein-coding regions:
- the LOC105051623 gene encoding uncharacterized protein, with the protein product MLAHDAGTGIFNTGIDPGFLEVLEKHSENVDRVEDRGFVSWHLGRSADVSELLSFNSPVPGVHHILRVAPLMKLVKAIPLPNGTGDEVYAYAMKELVALAVPVFEPMLIVLVVKILVHHAKIRIWAKSFSHNAELPSKSLIQMECNARQWKVIGRLGKLYADWLVNIPMDAS